Proteins from a genomic interval of Brucella intermedia LMG 3301:
- a CDS encoding metallophosphoesterase, which translates to MSVVFKDAKGPDGIRLYAIGDIHGRLDLLLDMHGLIRADLDRRPVHDWRIIHLGDYIDRGPKSKEVLDFLIDASERDERVISLLGNHDDGFLTYLATGDIAGIFALHGGIDTARSYGVEIDFNDAVSARHGHAALVKAVPQSHIDFIRTMPRSVGFGDFFFCHAGINPAVPLDTQDPEELIWIRTAFLKWTEPFEKVVVHGHTPQSAIDIQPNRVNLDTYAWKSGQLSAIVIDGAEKRFIEAR; encoded by the coding sequence ATGAGTGTTGTTTTCAAAGATGCGAAAGGGCCTGACGGTATCCGCCTTTATGCAATTGGCGACATACATGGCCGCCTGGACTTGCTTCTGGATATGCATGGGCTGATCCGTGCCGACCTTGATCGCCGGCCCGTTCACGACTGGCGCATCATTCATCTGGGTGACTATATCGATCGCGGTCCGAAATCGAAGGAGGTGCTGGATTTCCTGATCGATGCGTCGGAACGGGACGAGCGCGTGATTTCGCTGCTTGGCAATCACGACGACGGTTTTCTCACTTATCTGGCAACGGGGGACATCGCCGGGATATTCGCGCTGCATGGCGGCATTGACACCGCTCGGTCCTACGGTGTGGAAATTGATTTTAACGATGCGGTTTCAGCCCGCCATGGTCATGCCGCGCTCGTCAAAGCCGTTCCGCAAAGTCATATAGATTTCATCCGCACCATGCCCCGCTCGGTCGGTTTTGGCGATTTCTTCTTCTGCCACGCCGGCATCAATCCCGCTGTGCCGCTCGATACACAAGATCCCGAAGAGCTGATCTGGATTCGCACAGCCTTCCTGAAATGGACTGAACCATTCGAAAAAGTCGTCGTCCACGGACATACCCCACAAAGCGCCATCGACATTCAACCCAACAGGGTCAATCTCGACACCTATGCGTGGAAAAGCGGACAGCTTTCGGCCATCGTGATCGATGGCGCGGAAAAGCGTTTTATCGAAGCGAGATAA
- a CDS encoding FCD domain-containing protein has translation MAETVFSRIQASRTADDVVHQIETLILEGVLRGGDRLPGERELARQFDISRPILRDALKRLETAELLISRHGGGTFVADVIGQVFSAPVVKLFADHRKATADYLEYRREIESIAAEYAALRATPADKALLTEIMEAMEKAHGASDFDTEARLDVELHNAIGEAAHNIVLLHTLRSCYQLLKDGVFYNRSLIYSYPGVADMFLSQHRAIYDAVMAGNPQAAREAVQKHIRFVEQATHDRELHEERERVSRLRYRQRAGVKTAKDVKDDNGE, from the coding sequence ATGGCGGAAACGGTTTTTTCACGCATACAGGCAAGCCGCACAGCAGATGATGTTGTGCACCAGATCGAAACGCTTATCCTCGAAGGCGTTCTGCGTGGCGGCGACCGGCTTCCCGGTGAACGCGAGCTGGCGCGCCAGTTCGATATTTCGCGCCCAATCCTGCGCGACGCTCTAAAGAGACTTGAGACCGCAGAACTTCTGATTTCCCGCCATGGAGGAGGTACGTTCGTTGCTGATGTGATCGGGCAGGTATTCAGCGCGCCTGTCGTGAAGCTGTTTGCCGATCACCGCAAGGCGACAGCGGACTATCTCGAATATCGTCGCGAAATCGAAAGCATTGCCGCCGAATATGCCGCGCTTCGAGCCACACCGGCAGACAAGGCGCTTTTGACCGAAATCATGGAAGCCATGGAAAAGGCTCATGGCGCTAGTGATTTCGACACGGAAGCGCGCCTAGACGTTGAACTGCACAATGCCATTGGCGAAGCCGCTCATAACATCGTTCTCCTGCACACCTTGCGGTCATGCTATCAACTGCTGAAGGATGGCGTTTTTTACAATCGCAGCCTTATCTACAGCTATCCCGGCGTCGCCGACATGTTTTTGTCGCAGCATCGCGCCATTTACGATGCAGTGATGGCCGGCAATCCGCAAGCGGCCCGGGAAGCGGTTCAAAAACACATCCGTTTCGTGGAGCAGGCGACACATGATCGCGAGCTTCACGAAGAACGCGAACGTGTCTCGCGCCTGCGCTACCGGCAGCGGGCCGGCGTGAAGACAGCCAAAGACGTGAAGGATGATAACGGCGAATGA
- a CDS encoding LysR family transcriptional regulator: protein MMSSLADMEIFARVVATGSMSAAARDLGLSPAVVSKRLGRLEERLGTRLLQRTTRQIALTEAGQGYHERVLAILSNIEEAEAFVARRSADARGTLKISAPTTFGRMHIAPYLVPFMRANADLTVNMQLTDEMVDIVGDGYDLAIRIAELSDSTLVARRLAPVRRILVASPGYIAERGTPQTIEDLQDHICLAPHNNDPWRLEGPKGPIVIRPVGPLQTNSSEMVREAVLAGLGIAQRSTWDIGPELAAGKLVQVLPDYAASRNVAIHAVYPSKQFLPAKVRLFIDYLADLYGPVPYWESGTSHHEAAKK from the coding sequence ATGATGAGCAGTCTGGCAGATATGGAAATCTTTGCCCGCGTCGTGGCAACGGGCAGCATGTCAGCCGCCGCTCGTGATCTGGGCCTTTCCCCAGCGGTGGTTTCAAAACGCCTCGGACGTCTGGAAGAGCGGCTCGGAACCCGCCTGCTTCAACGTACGACGCGCCAGATCGCACTTACCGAGGCCGGTCAGGGCTATCATGAGCGCGTTCTCGCCATTCTCTCCAACATCGAGGAAGCGGAAGCCTTTGTCGCCCGCCGTTCCGCCGACGCACGGGGTACATTGAAAATTTCGGCCCCGACGACTTTCGGTCGCATGCATATTGCGCCTTATCTCGTGCCCTTCATGCGCGCCAATGCCGATCTCACCGTCAATATGCAGCTCACCGACGAAATGGTGGACATTGTGGGGGATGGTTACGATCTTGCTATCCGGATCGCGGAACTTTCCGATTCAACACTCGTCGCACGTCGCCTAGCGCCCGTGCGCCGCATTCTCGTTGCATCGCCCGGCTATATCGCAGAACGCGGCACGCCACAGACGATTGAGGACCTGCAAGACCACATCTGCCTTGCCCCGCACAACAACGACCCCTGGCGGCTGGAAGGCCCCAAAGGGCCGATCGTCATCCGTCCGGTCGGGCCCTTGCAGACCAATTCCAGCGAAATGGTAAGGGAGGCAGTGCTCGCGGGCCTTGGTATCGCGCAGCGCTCAACCTGGGACATCGGGCCAGAACTTGCGGCCGGAAAGCTGGTACAGGTTCTGCCCGACTATGCCGCTTCTCGCAACGTAGCAATTCATGCCGTCTATCCATCGAAACAGTTTCTTCCAGCAAAGGTCCGGCTGTTCATCGACTACCTTGCCGATCTTTATGGCCCCGTTCCCTATTGGGAGAGCGGGACATCCCACCACGAAGCAGCAAAAAAATAG
- a CDS encoding FAD-linked oxidase C-terminal domain-containing protein yields MSGLIMPEPDASVMQKREQIVADLRGIVPGEGVVDAINAMRVFESDGLTAHRSLPLVVVLPETVDQVARVLRYCHDNNVRVVPRGAGTSLSGGSMPLQDAVLLVMSRFNRILEIDYPNRVAVVQPGVTNLGITKAVEHEGFYYAPDPSSQIACSIGGNVAENAGGVHCLKYGLTANNVLGIEMVLITGEVIRLGGKHLDSEGYDLLGLMTGSEGLLGVVTEITVRILQKPETARAVMVGFPSSEQAGQCVADIIGAGIIPGGMEMMDRPAIKAAEDFVRVGYPLDVEALLIVELDGPPVEVDYLIGRVEALALRNGSTTCILSQSEEQRLAFWAGRKAAFPAVGRISPDYLCMDGTIPRKELPRVLSGMRDLSEKYGLRVANVFHAGDGNLHPLILYDANIPGELEAAENFGADILRLCVKVGGVLTGEHGVGIEKRDLMPEMFNEIDLDQQMRVKCAFDAKHLLNPGKVFPQLRRCAELGRMHVHRGELAFPDIPRF; encoded by the coding sequence ATGAGCGGACTCATAATGCCGGAGCCGGACGCGTCCGTCATGCAAAAGCGTGAGCAGATCGTCGCGGACCTGCGCGGCATAGTGCCCGGCGAAGGCGTTGTCGATGCGATCAATGCGATGCGTGTGTTCGAGAGCGACGGTCTGACGGCACATCGCTCGCTGCCGCTGGTCGTCGTGCTCCCTGAAACCGTCGATCAGGTTGCGCGGGTTCTGCGCTATTGTCACGATAACAATGTTCGTGTCGTGCCGAGAGGGGCGGGGACTTCGCTCTCCGGTGGCTCCATGCCGTTGCAGGATGCCGTGCTTCTGGTCATGTCACGCTTCAACCGCATTCTGGAAATCGACTATCCTAACCGTGTCGCCGTGGTGCAGCCCGGCGTGACCAATCTCGGTATCACCAAGGCCGTCGAACATGAGGGCTTTTATTACGCGCCCGATCCATCATCGCAGATTGCCTGCTCCATCGGCGGAAACGTCGCGGAAAATGCCGGTGGAGTGCATTGCCTCAAATACGGGCTCACGGCCAACAACGTGCTCGGGATCGAAATGGTGTTGATTACGGGCGAGGTAATCCGGCTCGGTGGCAAGCATCTCGATAGCGAGGGCTACGATCTCCTCGGCCTGATGACCGGTTCGGAAGGGCTGCTCGGCGTCGTGACCGAAATTACGGTACGCATCCTGCAAAAGCCCGAAACAGCGCGGGCGGTGATGGTTGGCTTTCCCTCCAGCGAACAGGCCGGGCAGTGCGTGGCCGATATCATCGGCGCAGGCATCATTCCGGGCGGCATGGAGATGATGGACAGACCAGCCATCAAAGCCGCAGAAGATTTTGTGCGGGTGGGCTATCCGCTTGACGTCGAAGCCTTGTTGATCGTCGAATTGGATGGGCCGCCCGTTGAGGTGGACTATCTGATTGGGCGGGTCGAAGCGCTGGCGCTCAGAAATGGCTCGACAACCTGTATCCTGTCTCAGTCGGAAGAGCAGCGTCTGGCTTTCTGGGCAGGGCGCAAGGCGGCGTTTCCGGCAGTGGGGCGCATCTCGCCGGATTATCTGTGCATGGACGGCACGATCCCGCGCAAGGAACTACCGCGAGTGCTGTCGGGTATGCGCGACCTGTCGGAGAAATACGGACTGCGTGTCGCCAATGTGTTCCATGCGGGCGACGGCAATCTGCACCCGTTGATCCTTTACGACGCGAATATTCCGGGCGAGCTGGAAGCCGCGGAGAATTTCGGTGCCGATATTTTGCGGCTATGTGTGAAAGTCGGCGGCGTTCTCACCGGCGAACATGGGGTCGGCATAGAAAAGCGCGATTTGATGCCGGAAATGTTCAACGAAATCGATCTCGACCAGCAGATGCGGGTCAAATGTGCCTTTGATGCCAAGCATCTGCTCAATCCCGGCAAGGTCTTTCCGCAATTGCGTCGCTGTGCCGAACTTGGCCGTATGCATGTACATCGTGGGGAACTGGCTTTCCCTGACATTCCGCGATTCTGA